The following DNA comes from Streptomyces spinoverrucosus.
GGAGCTGGCGCGCGAGCTGTCGCGTCGGTACGGCGGGCTGCCGCTGACGGTCGACTCGCCCGGCGAGCCGCCCGCGGGCTGGACCGGCAAGCTCTGGGCGGTGCGGCACGGCATCGGCCTCGCACGCGCGCGTGCCCCCGAATACCTGCTGCTGACGGACGCCGACATCGCGCACGCGCCGGACAGTCTGCGCGAACTGGTGGCGGCGGCAGGCACCGGCGGCTTCGACCTCGTCTCCCAGATGGCGCGGCTGCGCGTCGAGAGTCTGTGGGAGCGGCTCGTCGTGCCGGCCTTCGTCTACTTCTTCGCACAGCTGTACCCGTTCCGCCGGATCGGCCGGAAGGGGGCGCGGACCGCCGCCGCGGCGGGCGGCTGTGTGCTGCTGCGCACCGAGGCCGCCGAGCGGGCGCGGATCCCCGACGCCATCCGGCACGCCGTCATCGACGACGTGGCACTCGCGCGGGCCGTCCGGGGCATCGGCGGCCACCTGTGGCTGGGACTCGCCGAGCGGGTGGACAGCGTGCGCCCCTACCCCCGACTGCACGACCTGTGGCGCATGGTCGCGCGCAGCGCCTACGCCCAGCTGCGGCACAACCCCCTCCTGCTGGCCGGGACGGTCGCGGGGCTCGCGGTCGTATACCTCGTGCCGCCGCTGGCGCTGGTCGTGGGCCTGGCTCTGGGGAGTACGGCGACCGCCGTACTGGGTGCCCTGGCATGGCTGGTGATGACGGGGACGTACCTGCCCATGCTCCGCTACTACGAGCAGCCGCCGTGGCTCGCTCCCCTCCTGCCGTTCACCGCGCTTCTCTACCTCCTCATGACGGTCGATTCCGCGGTGCGGCACTACAGGGGGCGCGGTGCGGCCTGGAAGGGCCGCACCTACACGCGTCCGGACACCGTCCCCGACGAGGGATGAGTCCCAGAAGGCCTCACTTGCGACCGGGCGTCC
Coding sequences within:
- a CDS encoding glycosyltransferase encodes the protein MGQTARVSAFLWIAGGSLAAWLWLLLCQGFFWRTDVRLPHRTEPVVWPSVGVVVPARDEAAVLPASLPSLLTQDYPGRAEVFLVDDGSTDGTGELARELSRRYGGLPLTVDSPGEPPAGWTGKLWAVRHGIGLARARAPEYLLLTDADIAHAPDSLRELVAAAGTGGFDLVSQMARLRVESLWERLVVPAFVYFFAQLYPFRRIGRKGARTAAAAGGCVLLRTEAAERARIPDAIRHAVIDDVALARAVRGIGGHLWLGLAERVDSVRPYPRLHDLWRMVARSAYAQLRHNPLLLAGTVAGLAVVYLVPPLALVVGLALGSTATAVLGALAWLVMTGTYLPMLRYYEQPPWLAPLLPFTALLYLLMTVDSAVRHYRGRGAAWKGRTYTRPDTVPDEG